A stretch of the Streptomyces venezuelae genome encodes the following:
- a CDS encoding AfsR/SARP family transcriptional regulator, translating into MRYAILGTAQAERDDGSPVALGGARLRALLTALALRPGRAVPAEVLVAEVWGGSGDADATPPADAVAALQALVGRLRRAVGHAAVASGGRGYRLAADREDIDLFRFEDLARAAGRALAADDPGRAEDLYGEALALWRGPALADLPDAGAEAARWETVRMDARRGRLTAAVALGRADRVLPELTALCAERPLDEPLQALRIRALRETGRPAEALAAYEEVRRDLAARLGTDPGPGLRELQTELLNPPGPRDPAAPAAPAGVGPGGPGGPAAPAGNLRARLTTFVGREDDIRVIGQDLARARLVTLLGPGGAGKTRLSQEAAEAHGGGGAAAGSGGAGWPDGVWLIELAPVDDPDDVAEATLAALGARETKLRGGAADELRALTDRTGDDPLERLVEFCAGRRLLLLLDNCEHVIGAAARLAEELLVRCPGVRILATSREPLGVPGELLRPVDPLPDPVALRLLQDRGAAARPGFSVAEDPAAAVEICRRLDGLPLAIELAAARLRLLSPRQIADRLDNRFRLLTSGSRTVLPRQQTLRAVVDWSWDLLDEHERTVLRRLSVFAGGCDLAAAEAVCAAPVAGGATGAPADVAGQLGALVDKSLVVATPTAEGEMRYRLLETVGEYAAERLAETPGDKTDTERRHLVHYRELARTTEPLFRGRRQRAAARTIATEYENLRTALRRAIAAGEADEALCLVHSLVWYWHMHDLRTESRHWSDATAALGPDPFQQPVVPARPVYDRIVDTPPPYTGELLTEAWRGIQMIRLASRDQSKADWYSPEVRTQLDGMLEAYVPGMPQTCRAPAALWVYAVMIAGDTVLLQQVIDATVDTARGLGHRWELASALQLRANVMANRADWAGNVARDAEESLAVFQDLGDDWGCAEALAARAESREKRGEYVRAAEDFRAAIRHAERLGAQGQVAVLRVRLAGTLSQQGESEGAEAEEILTEITGGRQRFGNEAMPAARMFLATRLGRTGRFAEARAQLRLLTDELPYGVYAVFDAYLFAVTAWLDNQEGAYEQTRTVLRQGLATMRDPLALLVAPQMPAVFLMTGAAALAGLGGPERAADAARLLGAYRALLPDGHVPVVTEREDAARAEELARKALGDAAYEAAYAEGGGLTLEQATALV; encoded by the coding sequence GTGCGTTATGCGATTCTCGGTACGGCCCAGGCGGAGCGGGACGACGGAAGCCCCGTCGCCCTCGGCGGTGCGCGGCTGCGGGCCCTGCTGACCGCGCTCGCACTGCGACCCGGGCGGGCGGTGCCCGCCGAGGTGCTGGTCGCCGAGGTGTGGGGCGGCAGCGGGGACGCGGACGCCACCCCGCCCGCGGACGCGGTCGCGGCGCTGCAGGCGCTGGTCGGCCGGCTCCGCCGCGCCGTCGGGCACGCGGCGGTGGCCTCCGGCGGGCGCGGCTACCGGCTCGCCGCCGACCGCGAGGACATCGACCTCTTCCGCTTCGAGGACCTGGCCCGGGCCGCCGGCCGGGCCCTGGCGGCAGACGACCCCGGCCGGGCCGAAGACCTCTACGGCGAGGCCCTCGCGCTCTGGCGGGGCCCCGCCCTCGCCGATCTGCCGGACGCCGGCGCGGAGGCCGCCCGCTGGGAAACCGTACGGATGGACGCCCGCCGGGGCCGGCTCACCGCGGCGGTCGCCCTCGGCCGGGCGGACCGGGTGCTGCCCGAGCTCACCGCCCTCTGCGCGGAACGCCCCCTGGACGAACCCCTCCAGGCGCTGCGGATCCGGGCGCTGCGCGAGACCGGCCGCCCGGCCGAGGCCCTCGCCGCCTACGAGGAGGTCCGCCGCGACCTCGCCGCCCGGCTCGGCACCGACCCCGGCCCGGGCCTGCGCGAACTCCAGACGGAACTCCTGAACCCGCCCGGCCCGCGCGATCCCGCTGCACCGGCTGCACCGGCCGGAGTAGGACCCGGCGGTCCCGGCGGCCCCGCAGCGCCCGCCGGGAACCTGCGGGCCCGGCTCACCACCTTCGTCGGCCGGGAGGACGACATCCGGGTGATCGGCCAGGACCTCGCCCGGGCCCGCCTGGTCACCCTGCTCGGCCCCGGCGGGGCCGGGAAGACCCGGCTGTCGCAGGAGGCCGCCGAGGCACATGGCGGTGGCGGCGCGGCGGCCGGCTCCGGGGGAGCCGGCTGGCCGGACGGGGTGTGGCTGATCGAACTCGCGCCGGTCGACGACCCCGACGATGTCGCCGAGGCCACCCTCGCCGCCCTCGGTGCCCGGGAGACCAAACTGCGCGGCGGCGCGGCCGACGAACTGCGGGCCCTGACCGACCGGACCGGCGACGACCCGCTGGAACGCCTCGTCGAGTTCTGCGCCGGCCGTCGGCTGCTGCTGCTCCTGGACAACTGCGAGCACGTCATCGGCGCAGCGGCCCGGCTGGCCGAGGAGCTGCTGGTGCGCTGCCCGGGGGTGCGCATCCTGGCCACCAGCCGGGAGCCCCTCGGGGTGCCCGGCGAACTGCTGCGGCCGGTGGACCCGCTGCCCGACCCCGTCGCCCTGCGGCTGCTCCAGGACCGGGGCGCGGCGGCCCGGCCCGGGTTCAGCGTGGCCGAGGACCCGGCCGCCGCCGTGGAGATCTGCCGCCGGCTGGACGGGCTGCCGCTGGCCATCGAGCTGGCCGCGGCCCGGCTGCGGCTGCTCTCCCCACGGCAGATCGCCGACCGGCTCGACAACCGGTTCCGGCTGCTGACCAGCGGGAGCCGCACCGTACTGCCCCGCCAGCAGACCCTGCGCGCGGTGGTCGACTGGTCCTGGGACCTGCTGGACGAGCACGAGCGCACCGTGCTGCGTCGGCTGTCGGTGTTCGCCGGCGGCTGCGACCTGGCCGCCGCCGAGGCCGTCTGCGCGGCACCCGTCGCCGGAGGAGCCACCGGAGCCCCCGCCGACGTGGCCGGGCAGCTCGGCGCCCTCGTCGACAAGTCCCTGGTCGTGGCCACCCCCACGGCCGAGGGGGAGATGCGCTACCGGCTGCTGGAGACCGTCGGCGAATACGCCGCGGAGCGGCTCGCCGAAACCCCCGGGGACAAGACCGACACCGAGCGCCGGCATCTGGTCCACTACCGGGAACTCGCCCGGACCACCGAGCCGCTGTTCCGCGGCCGGCGGCAGCGCGCCGCCGCCCGGACCATCGCCACCGAGTACGAGAACCTCCGTACCGCCCTGCGCCGCGCCATTGCCGCGGGGGAGGCGGACGAAGCCCTCTGCCTGGTGCACAGCCTGGTCTGGTACTGGCACATGCACGACCTCCGCACCGAATCCCGGCACTGGTCCGACGCCACCGCCGCCCTCGGCCCCGACCCCTTCCAGCAGCCGGTGGTCCCGGCCCGGCCGGTCTACGACCGGATCGTCGACACACCGCCGCCCTACACCGGCGAGCTGCTCACCGAGGCCTGGCGCGGCATCCAGATGATCCGGCTCGCCTCCCGCGACCAGAGCAAGGCCGACTGGTACAGCCCCGAAGTGCGGACCCAGCTGGACGGCATGCTGGAGGCCTACGTCCCCGGTATGCCGCAGACCTGCCGGGCCCCCGCCGCACTGTGGGTCTACGCCGTGATGATCGCCGGGGACACGGTGCTGCTCCAGCAGGTCATCGACGCCACCGTGGACACTGCCCGGGGGCTCGGCCACCGCTGGGAGCTGGCCTCCGCGCTCCAACTGCGCGCCAATGTGATGGCCAACCGGGCCGACTGGGCCGGGAACGTGGCCCGCGACGCGGAGGAGAGCCTGGCGGTCTTCCAGGATCTCGGCGACGACTGGGGCTGCGCCGAGGCGCTCGCCGCCCGCGCCGAATCGAGGGAGAAACGCGGGGAGTACGTCCGCGCCGCCGAGGACTTCCGGGCCGCCATCCGGCATGCCGAACGGCTCGGTGCCCAGGGCCAGGTCGCGGTGCTGCGGGTGCGGCTGGCCGGAACGCTCTCCCAGCAGGGCGAGAGCGAGGGGGCGGAGGCGGAGGAGATCCTCACCGAGATCACCGGCGGCCGGCAGCGGTTCGGCAACGAGGCCATGCCGGCCGCCCGGATGTTCCTCGCCACCCGGCTCGGCCGGACCGGCCGGTTCGCCGAGGCCCGGGCCCAGCTGCGGCTGCTGACCGATGAGCTGCCATACGGCGTGTACGCGGTCTTCGACGCCTACCTGTTCGCGGTGACGGCCTGGCTGGACAACCAGGAGGGCGCGTACGAACAGACCCGGACGGTGCTCCGGCAGGGCCTGGCCACCATGCGGGACCCGCTCGCGCTGCTGGTGGCCCCGCAGATGCCGGCGGTCTTCCTGATGACGGGCGCGGCTGCGCTGGCCGGGCTCGGGGGTCCGGAGCGGGCCGCCGATGCGGCCCGGCTGCTCGGCGCCTACCGGGCCCTGCTGCCGGACGGCCATGTGCCCGTCGTCACCGAGCGGGAGGACGCCGCCCGGGCCGAGGAACTGGCCCGGAAGGCGCTCGGCGACGCCGCGTACGAGGCGGCGTACGCCGAGGGCGGCGGCCTCACCCTGGAGCAGGCCACCGCCCTCGTCTGA
- a CDS encoding ABC transporter permease: MSTVITTRTDADAAPATAPAAAPAAEGRIGLRAHLRHIGALARRNTLQIKQDPESMFDVLFMPIIFTLLFVFVFGGAISGKGNQDVYVNYLIPGLMAMMGMNIAMAVGTGVNDDFKKGVMDRFRSMPIARSSVLIAKIVVEIGRMLVAMTILLIMGFILGLTLHGSVFQLLAAVGLSMVFGASLMWIFILLGLAMKTAQAVQGMAMLVLMPLQFGSSIFAPTTSMPGWLQAFTDVNPLSNLADAARALINDQGAVAQPVLITLAWAVGITAVTAPLAVRKFRSKT; the protein is encoded by the coding sequence ATGAGCACCGTCATCACCACGCGCACCGACGCCGACGCCGCCCCCGCGACCGCCCCGGCGGCGGCGCCGGCCGCCGAGGGCCGGATCGGGCTGCGGGCGCACCTGCGGCACATCGGCGCGCTGGCGCGCCGCAACACCCTGCAGATCAAGCAGGACCCCGAGTCGATGTTCGACGTCCTGTTCATGCCGATCATCTTCACGCTGCTGTTCGTGTTCGTGTTCGGCGGCGCCATCTCCGGCAAGGGCAACCAGGACGTCTACGTCAACTACCTCATCCCCGGCCTGATGGCCATGATGGGCATGAACATCGCGATGGCGGTGGGCACCGGTGTCAACGACGACTTCAAGAAGGGCGTGATGGACCGGTTCCGGTCCATGCCGATCGCCCGTTCCTCGGTGCTGATCGCGAAGATCGTGGTCGAGATCGGCCGGATGCTCGTCGCCATGACCATCCTGCTGATCATGGGCTTCATCCTGGGCCTGACCCTGCACGGCTCGGTGTTCCAGCTGCTGGCCGCCGTGGGCCTGTCCATGGTCTTCGGCGCCTCGCTGATGTGGATCTTCATCCTGCTGGGTCTGGCCATGAAGACCGCGCAGGCGGTCCAGGGCATGGCGATGCTGGTACTGATGCCCCTGCAGTTCGGCAGCTCGATCTTCGCCCCGACCACCTCGATGCCGGGCTGGCTGCAGGCCTTCACCGACGTCAACCCGCTGTCCAACCTGGCCGACGCGGCCCGCGCCCTGATCAACGACCAGGGCGCGGTCGCCCAGCCGGTGCTGATCACCCTGGCCTGGGCGGTCGGCATCACCGCGGTCACCGCCCCGCTGGCGGTCCGCAAGTTCCGCAGCAAGACCTGA
- a CDS encoding ATP-binding cassette domain-containing protein has protein sequence MVGMTRIDKNPQSGVTNAVEVRGLVKHYGETKALDGVDLDVREGTVLGVLGPNGAGKTTLVRCLSTLVVPDAGRATVAGYDVVRQPRQLRRTIGLTGQYASVDEKLSGWENLYMIGRLLDLSRKDARRRADEMLERFSLTDAAKKPAMNYSGGMRRRLDLAASMIGNPAVLYLDEPTTGLDPRTRNEVWDEVQRMVAEGATVLLTTQYMEEAEQLASELTVIDKGRVIANGKVDELKARVGGRTLRIRPVDPSDVPGMARSLTEAGLDGPAGSQAIPDEGALLVPILSDEQLTAVVGLLAARGYAIADLGTYLPSLDEVFLSITGHRAESTEPADAAAEQSEQSERADQNKEVAA, from the coding sequence ATGGTGGGCATGACGCGAATCGACAAGAACCCCCAGAGCGGCGTGACGAACGCCGTGGAGGTCCGGGGACTGGTCAAGCACTACGGCGAGACCAAAGCACTGGACGGCGTGGACCTGGACGTCCGCGAGGGCACCGTCCTCGGCGTGCTCGGCCCCAACGGCGCCGGCAAGACCACCTTGGTGCGCTGTCTGTCCACCCTGGTCGTCCCGGACGCGGGCCGGGCGACCGTCGCGGGCTACGACGTGGTCCGCCAGCCGCGGCAGCTGCGCCGCACCATCGGCCTGACCGGCCAGTACGCCTCGGTCGACGAGAAGCTCTCCGGCTGGGAGAACCTGTACATGATCGGGCGGCTGCTCGATCTCTCCCGCAAGGACGCCCGTCGCCGGGCGGACGAGATGCTGGAGCGGTTCTCGCTCACGGACGCGGCCAAGAAGCCCGCGATGAACTACTCCGGCGGTATGCGCCGGCGCCTGGACCTGGCCGCTTCCATGATCGGCAACCCGGCGGTGCTCTACCTGGACGAGCCCACCACCGGCCTCGACCCGCGGACCCGCAACGAGGTCTGGGACGAGGTCCAGCGGATGGTGGCCGAGGGGGCCACCGTGCTGCTCACCACCCAGTACATGGAGGAGGCGGAGCAGCTCGCGAGCGAGCTGACCGTGATCGACAAGGGCCGGGTCATCGCCAACGGCAAGGTGGACGAGCTCAAGGCCCGGGTCGGCGGCCGGACCCTGCGGATCCGCCCGGTGGACCCGTCGGACGTGCCCGGGATGGCCCGGTCGCTGACCGAGGCCGGCCTGGACGGGCCGGCCGGCTCCCAGGCCATCCCGGATGAGGGCGCCCTGCTGGTGCCGATCCTGAGCGACGAGCAGCTGACCGCCGTGGTTGGCCTGCTGGCGGCCCGCGGGTACGCGATCGCCGATCTCGGCACCTACCTGCCCAGCCTGGACGAGGTCTTCCTGTCCATCACCGGCCACCGGGCCGAGTCCACCGAGCCCGCGGATGCCGCCGCCGAGCAGTCCGAGCAGTCCGAGCGGGCCGACCAGAACAAGGAGGTCGCGGCATGA
- the panB gene encoding 3-methyl-2-oxobutanoate hydroxymethyltransferase, producing the protein MTHASVSPARETSGPVLYGGKGSRRITVRDLTLAKERGEKWPMLTAYDAMTASVFDEAGIPVILVGDSMGNCHLGYDTTVPVTMDQMTMLSAAVVRGTSRALVIGDMPFGSYQEGPVQALRSATRLVKEAGVGAVKLEGGERSLAQTELIVQAGIPVMSHLGLTPQSVNAMGYRVQGRGDEAAHRLLRDAKAAQDAGAFAVVLELVPAELAAEVTRSLHIPTVGIGAGAECDAQVLVWTDMMGLTGGKMPRFVKQYADLRGTMTSAARAFAEDVVGGTFPLEEHSVH; encoded by the coding sequence ATGACGCATGCCTCCGTTTCGCCTGCGCGCGAAACCTCCGGGCCCGTCCTCTACGGAGGAAAGGGTTCCCGGCGCATCACCGTCCGCGACCTCACCCTCGCCAAGGAACGCGGCGAGAAGTGGCCCATGCTCACCGCCTACGACGCGATGACCGCGTCCGTGTTCGACGAGGCCGGCATCCCGGTCATCCTCGTCGGTGACTCGATGGGCAACTGCCACCTCGGCTACGACACCACCGTGCCGGTCACGATGGACCAGATGACCATGCTGTCGGCGGCGGTGGTACGCGGCACCAGCCGGGCGCTGGTCATCGGCGACATGCCGTTCGGCTCGTACCAGGAGGGCCCGGTGCAGGCGCTGCGCAGCGCCACCCGCCTGGTCAAGGAGGCCGGGGTCGGCGCGGTCAAGCTGGAGGGCGGCGAGCGCTCGCTCGCCCAGACCGAACTGATCGTGCAGGCCGGCATCCCGGTCATGTCCCACCTGGGCCTGACCCCGCAGTCGGTGAACGCCATGGGGTACCGGGTGCAGGGCCGCGGGGACGAGGCCGCGCACCGGCTGCTGCGGGACGCCAAGGCGGCCCAGGACGCGGGCGCCTTCGCGGTGGTCCTCGAACTGGTTCCGGCCGAGCTGGCCGCGGAGGTGACCCGGTCGCTGCACATCCCGACGGTCGGCATCGGCGCCGGCGCGGAGTGCGACGCCCAGGTGCTGGTGTGGACCGACATGATGGGCCTCACCGGCGGGAAGATGCCGCGGTTCGTCAAGCAGTACGCCGATCTGCGCGGCACCATGACGTCCGCGGCCCGGGCCTTCGCCGAGGACGTGGTGGGCGGAACGTTCCCGCTGGAAGAGCACAGCGTCCACTAG
- a CDS encoding endonuclease/exonuclease/phosphatase family protein: MAQAYMTDTGNGGSEPEPSGSPVRRRLAELRRDPGIWRRGILLASAAVLLSLVMIFHAHLPNDIGNLGSLIETFLPWLGLAVPLLLAGAVWRKSATALIAILLTAGVWLNLFGGLVTDKSGGGGNLTVATHNVDADNTDPRGTAESVATSGADVLALTELKASAVPVYERALAAAYPYHAVEGTVGVWSKYPLTSTLPVDIKMGWTRAMRTTVRTEQGEVAVFVAHLPSVRVKLNAGFTANQRDNSAEALGQALVAEPLRKVILLGDLNGTMNDRALSPVTSQMRSTQGAAGDGFGFSWPAGFPMARIDQIMVRGIKPEASWTLPRTGSDHLPIAARLTLKP, translated from the coding sequence ATGGCACAGGCGTATATGACGGACACCGGGAACGGCGGCTCGGAGCCCGAGCCCTCCGGATCCCCCGTCCGGCGCCGGCTCGCCGAACTGCGCAGGGACCCCGGAATCTGGCGGCGGGGCATCCTGCTCGCCTCGGCGGCCGTGCTGCTCTCGCTGGTGATGATCTTCCACGCCCACCTGCCGAACGACATCGGCAACCTCGGCAGCCTCATCGAGACCTTCCTACCCTGGCTGGGGCTGGCCGTTCCGCTGCTGCTGGCGGGCGCGGTCTGGCGGAAGTCGGCGACCGCGCTCATCGCGATACTGCTGACCGCCGGCGTCTGGCTGAACCTGTTCGGCGGCCTGGTCACCGACAAGTCCGGCGGCGGCGGCAACCTGACCGTGGCCACCCACAACGTGGACGCCGACAACACCGACCCGCGCGGCACCGCCGAGTCGGTGGCGACCTCCGGCGCCGATGTGCTGGCCCTGACCGAGCTCAAGGCGAGCGCGGTCCCCGTCTACGAGCGCGCACTGGCCGCCGCGTACCCCTACCACGCCGTCGAGGGAACGGTCGGGGTCTGGAGCAAGTACCCCCTGACCAGCACCCTTCCGGTGGACATCAAGATGGGCTGGACCCGTGCGATGCGCACCACCGTGCGCACCGAGCAGGGCGAGGTGGCGGTGTTCGTCGCGCACCTGCCCTCGGTACGGGTCAAGCTGAACGCCGGCTTCACCGCCAACCAGCGCGACAACAGCGCCGAGGCCCTCGGGCAGGCCCTGGTCGCCGAACCGCTGCGGAAGGTCATCCTGCTCGGCGACCTCAACGGCACCATGAACGACCGCGCCCTGTCCCCGGTGACCTCGCAGATGCGCTCCACCCAGGGCGCGGCCGGTGACGGCTTCGGCTTCAGCTGGCCGGCCGGGTTCCCGATGGCCCGGATCGACCAGATCATGGTCCGCGGGATCAAGCCGGAGGCCTCCTGGACCCTGCCGCGCACCGGCAGCGACCACCTGCCGATCGCCGCCCGGCTGACGCTGAAGCCGTAG
- a CDS encoding NAD+ synthase, which translates to MPQLRLALNQIDAHVGHIAANADSILHWTRHSAEQGAHLVAFPEMALTGYPVEDLALRESFVEASRTALRELAERLAAEGLGELPVIVGYLDRADRAEPRLGRPAGAPENAAAVLHRGAIALRFAKHHLPNYGVFDEFRYFVPGNTQPVIRVHGVDVALAICEDLWQDGGRVPATRSAGAGLLISVNASPYERNKDDARLELVRKRAQEAGCTLAYLAMMGGQDELVFDGDSIVVDRDGEVLARAPQFSEGCVLIDLDLPAAAADAPEGVVDDGLRIDRVVLSEEPLAPYEPVVTGGYADRLDDDEEIYEALVTGLRAYVRKNGFRSVLIGLSGGIDSALVAALACDAVGAQNVYGISMPSKYSSDHSRGDAAELARRTGLNFRTVSIEPMFDAYMGSLGLTGLAEENLQSRLRGTMLMAVSNQEGHLVLAPGNKSELAVGYSTLYGDSVGAYGPIKDVYKTDVFRLARWRNRAAGERGATPPIPESSIEKPPSAELRPDQVDTDSLPDYPVLDAILERYVDRDQGMATIVAAGFDAELVAKTLRMVDTAEYKRRQYPPGTKISAKGFGKDRRLPITNGWRERP; encoded by the coding sequence GTGCCTCAACTTCGCCTCGCGCTGAACCAGATCGACGCGCACGTCGGCCACATCGCGGCCAACGCCGACTCGATCCTGCACTGGACCCGGCACTCCGCCGAGCAGGGCGCCCACCTGGTGGCGTTCCCCGAAATGGCGCTGACCGGCTACCCCGTCGAGGACCTCGCCCTGCGCGAGTCCTTCGTCGAAGCCTCCCGGACCGCCCTGCGCGAGCTCGCGGAGCGGCTCGCCGCCGAGGGGCTCGGGGAACTGCCGGTGATCGTCGGATACCTGGACCGGGCCGACCGGGCCGAGCCCCGGCTCGGCCGCCCGGCAGGCGCCCCCGAGAACGCCGCCGCCGTCCTGCACCGGGGCGCCATCGCACTGCGTTTCGCCAAGCACCACCTCCCCAACTACGGGGTGTTCGACGAGTTCCGCTATTTCGTCCCCGGCAACACCCAGCCGGTGATCCGGGTCCACGGGGTGGATGTGGCCCTGGCCATCTGCGAGGACCTCTGGCAGGACGGCGGCCGGGTCCCGGCCACCCGGTCCGCCGGGGCCGGGCTGCTCATCTCGGTCAACGCCTCGCCGTACGAGCGGAACAAGGACGACGCCCGCCTGGAGCTGGTGCGCAAGCGCGCCCAGGAGGCCGGCTGCACCCTCGCCTACCTGGCCATGATGGGCGGCCAGGACGAGCTCGTCTTCGACGGCGACTCGATCGTGGTCGACCGGGACGGTGAGGTCCTCGCCCGCGCCCCGCAGTTCTCCGAGGGCTGTGTGCTGATCGACCTGGATCTGCCGGCCGCCGCCGCGGACGCCCCCGAGGGGGTGGTCGACGACGGCCTGCGGATCGACCGGGTGGTGCTCTCCGAGGAGCCCCTGGCCCCGTACGAGCCGGTGGTGACGGGCGGTTACGCCGACCGGCTCGACGACGACGAGGAGATCTACGAGGCGCTGGTGACGGGCCTGCGCGCGTACGTCCGGAAGAACGGCTTCCGGTCGGTCCTGATCGGGCTCTCCGGCGGCATCGACTCCGCCCTGGTCGCCGCCCTCGCCTGCGATGCGGTCGGCGCGCAGAACGTGTACGGCATCTCGATGCCCTCCAAGTACTCCTCGGACCACTCCCGGGGCGACGCGGCCGAGCTGGCCCGCCGCACCGGCCTGAACTTCCGCACCGTCTCCATCGAGCCGATGTTCGACGCGTACATGGGATCGCTGGGGCTCACCGGCCTTGCCGAGGAGAACCTCCAGTCCCGGCTGCGCGGCACGATGCTCATGGCCGTCTCCAACCAGGAAGGCCACCTGGTGCTGGCCCCGGGCAACAAGTCCGAGCTGGCGGTCGGCTACTCCACCCTCTACGGCGACTCGGTCGGGGCGTACGGGCCGATCAAGGACGTCTACAAGACGGACGTCTTCCGGCTGGCCCGCTGGCGCAACCGGGCCGCCGGGGAACGCGGCGCGACCCCGCCGATCCCGGAGAGCTCCATCGAGAAGCCACCGAGCGCCGAGCTCCGGCCGGACCAGGTGGACACCGACTCGCTGCCCGACTATCCGGTGCTGGACGCGATCCTGGAGCGGTACGTCGACCGGGACCAGGGGATGGCCACGATCGTGGCGGCCGGGTTCGATGCGGAGCTGGTGGCGAAGACCCTGCGGATGGTGGACACCGCCGAGTACAAGCGCCGGCAGTACCCGCCGGGCACCAAGATCTCCGCGAAGGGCTTCGGCAAGGACCGCCGGCTGCCCATCACCAACGGCTGGCGCGAGCGCCCGTAG